A stretch of Candidatus Methylacidithermus pantelleriae DNA encodes these proteins:
- the lptB gene encoding LPS export ABC transporter ATP-binding protein gives METRMDPTVDLRDKRASVPESNRLTPPSLLRAEKLVKEFRGRRVVQEVSLEVARGEIVGLLGPNGAGKSTTFRMLVGLVRPNSGRVFLGEEDITHLPLYQRARRGIGYLPQEESVFQKLTVEENLMAILEFLEMTPEERRAHCHDLLRDFGLESVRDTLAISLSGGEKKRLAIARCLITSPNLFLLDEPFSGVDPLAVYDLQQIIVSLRDRGIGILITDHNVRETLAIVDRAYLICEGRVVRHGTSEFLIHDPVSRELYLGPRFSM, from the coding sequence ATGGAGACAAGGATGGATCCAACAGTTGACCTTCGAGACAAGCGGGCTTCGGTCCCGGAAAGCAATCGGTTAACACCACCATCGCTTTTGCGTGCGGAAAAGCTGGTTAAAGAGTTTCGTGGACGGCGGGTTGTCCAAGAGGTCAGCTTAGAAGTTGCGCGAGGCGAGATTGTGGGTCTTCTCGGGCCCAATGGCGCCGGCAAAAGCACTACATTCCGAATGCTTGTGGGACTGGTGCGGCCCAATTCGGGAAGGGTGTTTCTAGGAGAGGAAGATATTACCCACCTGCCCCTTTACCAGAGGGCGCGCCGGGGCATCGGTTACCTGCCCCAGGAAGAATCCGTATTCCAAAAGCTTACGGTGGAAGAAAATTTAATGGCGATCCTTGAGTTTCTGGAAATGACGCCGGAGGAACGACGCGCTCATTGTCACGATCTCTTACGGGATTTTGGCCTTGAATCCGTTCGCGATACCCTCGCGATCTCGTTAAGCGGTGGAGAAAAAAAGAGACTAGCAATCGCCCGTTGTTTGATTACCTCCCCCAATCTCTTTCTTCTCGACGAGCCATTTAGTGGTGTGGACCCATTGGCGGTCTATGACCTGCAGCAAATTATTGTAAGTCTACGAGATCGAGGTATTGGCATTCTTATCACCGATCACAACGTTCGAGAAACCTTGGCTATTGTGGACCGTGCGTATCTCATCTGCGAGGGTCGGGTGGTCCGTCATGGCACGAGCGAGTTTCTTATCCATGACCCGGTGAGCCGGGAACTCTATTTGGGTCCACGGTTTAGCATGTAA
- a CDS encoding 50S ribosomal protein L11 methyltransferase: MPTVKKVWWVWRRLISPRWEDSWIERLRWAGQDKVAVHHVAGRKFSRLEAYFPSSQKARSIQRAFGGTVSQVCLPKSLGETLKPVSLGRRLTIYPEKPKTQSPGHPFLVIPPGPAFGSGHHPTTQLLLQALLDLPSLSGKALLDVGTGSGIVALAGRLFGAQPVIGLDIDPQAISEAPKNEKRNFRGGQIHWICANFLQWETEARFDIVCANLFASCFISGAQTFALWMRPEGRLLATGVLMNQKDEVRKALSQAGFLWEGTLTKRQWILDRWLWPGKKTETFASAHP, encoded by the coding sequence ATGCCAACGGTAAAAAAGGTCTGGTGGGTCTGGAGGCGATTGATCTCCCCTCGTTGGGAGGATAGCTGGATCGAACGCCTCCGGTGGGCCGGCCAGGACAAGGTTGCCGTCCATCATGTCGCCGGGCGAAAGTTTTCCCGGCTAGAAGCCTATTTCCCCAGTTCTCAAAAAGCGCGTTCCATCCAAAGAGCCTTTGGAGGGACGGTGAGCCAAGTTTGTCTTCCCAAGAGTTTGGGGGAAACCCTCAAGCCCGTGTCCCTGGGCCGACGGCTCACGATTTATCCAGAGAAGCCAAAAACCCAAAGCCCCGGCCACCCCTTTCTTGTCATCCCTCCCGGACCTGCTTTTGGAAGCGGTCACCATCCGACCACCCAACTTCTTTTGCAGGCTCTCCTCGATTTACCGTCTCTTTCTGGCAAAGCGCTTCTGGACGTGGGAACCGGGAGTGGGATTGTGGCTCTTGCCGGACGCTTGTTCGGCGCTCAACCGGTGATCGGGCTCGACATAGATCCCCAGGCGATTAGCGAAGCTCCGAAAAACGAGAAACGCAACTTTCGTGGCGGCCAAATCCATTGGATCTGTGCCAACTTTCTCCAATGGGAAACGGAAGCTCGGTTTGATATCGTCTGTGCGAATCTCTTTGCTTCATGCTTTATTTCCGGGGCCCAAACGTTTGCCCTCTGGATGCGTCCGGAAGGCCGGTTACTTGCCACAGGGGTTCTTATGAACCAGAAGGACGAGGTCCGGAAAGCGCTTTCTCAAGCCGGGTTTTTATGGGAAGGAACGCTAACCAAGCGTCAGTGGATCCTGGACCGGTGGCTGTGGCCAGGAAAAAAAACAGAAACGTTTGCTAGCGCTCACCCCTAG
- a CDS encoding ATP-dependent helicase encodes MEPPYLSGLNPQQKAAVTAPCGPILVIAGAGSGKTRTLSCRVAYLLDQGIPPDRVLLATFTNKAAREMIDRVTKLVPVDASRIWGGTFHHIGHRLLRRHSERLRIDPHFTIIDREDAEHLLAECCQELGYSRKEGRFIPKAAVLLELFSLSIGTRRTLETVLAERLPEALLVQKEIGEIWEAYRNKKRASRLLDYDDLLWFAFELLRNDSFLREHYQEKFLHILVDEYQDTNRLQSDLVDLLAQRHRNLMVVGDDAQSIYSWRGAEARNILSFPQRYPDAFRISIEVNYRSAPAILELANRAIEQNIRQFPKRLRPAPFAPKGMQPLLVVAHDPTEQAAFVGWQLSKLAEQGIPWHEMAVLYRAHFHSLEVQMELVRLGIDFEVTSGLRFFEQAHIKDIAAFLRLVVNPKDEVAFRRVATLMPGIGPKTAARLWLEVSRGKDLGQIVPPASALPTWTTWYSLHQELLNLVHRPDAQVKLIVERFYDSYARLSYPDAESRLEDVKELANFAKGFKHTEEMLAELSLLTNLEAPRKGEDKSLVRLSTIHQAKGLEWRIVFVIMLCEGLFPAARSLTIPHGEEEERRLFYVAITRAKEGLFLVYPRFRPEVERGKLKPSRFLEELSSKLLETRQAKDFWTGS; translated from the coding sequence ATGGAACCTCCTTATCTGAGCGGGCTCAACCCCCAGCAAAAAGCAGCCGTTACCGCACCTTGCGGTCCGATCCTTGTGATTGCTGGAGCCGGGAGCGGTAAAACCCGGACCCTTAGCTGCCGGGTTGCTTATCTCTTGGATCAGGGAATCCCACCGGACAGGGTTCTTTTGGCGACTTTTACGAACAAGGCGGCTCGGGAAATGATTGACCGGGTTACTAAGCTGGTTCCGGTCGACGCAAGCCGAATATGGGGTGGGACCTTTCATCATATCGGCCATCGTTTATTGCGTCGTCATAGTGAAAGGCTGAGAATCGATCCTCACTTTACCATTATCGACCGGGAAGACGCAGAACACCTTTTGGCCGAATGTTGCCAGGAACTTGGCTACAGCCGAAAAGAGGGACGATTCATCCCCAAGGCTGCGGTTCTTTTGGAATTGTTTAGCCTATCGATCGGAACCCGGCGGACGTTGGAAACGGTGCTCGCAGAACGCCTCCCAGAAGCTCTCCTTGTACAGAAGGAAATTGGCGAAATCTGGGAGGCCTACCGGAACAAAAAGAGGGCTAGTCGGCTCCTTGACTATGATGATCTTCTGTGGTTCGCCTTCGAGCTTCTTCGCAACGATTCCTTTTTGCGAGAACATTACCAGGAAAAATTCCTGCACATCCTCGTGGACGAATACCAGGACACTAATCGTCTCCAATCTGACCTAGTGGATCTTTTGGCACAGCGCCATCGCAACCTGATGGTCGTGGGAGACGACGCTCAAAGTATCTACTCATGGCGGGGGGCTGAGGCCCGGAACATCCTTTCCTTTCCTCAGCGCTATCCGGACGCCTTTCGCATCTCTATTGAAGTCAACTATCGGAGTGCCCCCGCCATTTTGGAGCTCGCGAATCGTGCGATCGAGCAAAACATAAGACAGTTCCCCAAGCGGCTTCGTCCCGCACCCTTCGCCCCTAAGGGGATGCAACCTCTTTTGGTTGTCGCTCATGATCCAACCGAGCAGGCAGCTTTTGTAGGGTGGCAGCTGAGCAAACTGGCCGAGCAGGGTATCCCATGGCATGAAATGGCCGTGCTCTATCGAGCCCACTTTCATTCCCTGGAAGTTCAAATGGAACTCGTCCGCCTGGGGATCGACTTTGAAGTAACAAGTGGGCTAAGATTTTTCGAACAAGCCCACATCAAGGACATCGCTGCCTTTCTTCGCTTGGTCGTTAACCCAAAGGATGAAGTAGCCTTTCGGAGGGTTGCAACCCTCATGCCGGGAATCGGTCCTAAGACGGCAGCTCGACTCTGGCTAGAAGTTTCTCGAGGGAAAGACTTGGGCCAAATCGTGCCCCCGGCCAGTGCCCTACCCACGTGGACAACCTGGTATTCCCTTCATCAAGAGCTACTGAATTTGGTCCACCGGCCGGATGCCCAGGTAAAATTGATCGTGGAAAGGTTTTACGATTCCTATGCCCGGCTGTCCTACCCTGATGCAGAGAGCCGACTGGAGGATGTTAAGGAGCTTGCCAACTTTGCCAAGGGCTTCAAGCACACCGAGGAAATGCTTGCCGAGCTTTCTCTTCTTACCAATCTCGAAGCCCCTCGAAAGGGCGAAGACAAGAGCTTAGTCCGCCTCTCTACCATCCATCAAGCCAAAGGCTTAGAGTGGAGGATTGTCTTTGTTATCATGCTTTGCGAGGGACTATTTCCGGCGGCTCGATCCCTAACAATCCCCCATGGGGAGGAAGAGGAACGACGGCTTTTTTACGTAGCTATTACACGCGCCAAAGAGGGCCTTTTTCTTGTGTATCCCCGGTTCCGACCCGAGGTGGAACGGGGAAAGCTAAAACCTTCTCGTTTCTTGGAAGAACTCTCCTCCAAGTTGCTCGAAACGCGCCAAGCCAAAGACTTCTGGACTGGTTCATAA
- a CDS encoding DUF488 domain-containing protein — MIHTLGHSTRSFPEFLSLLEEHAIEWVVDVRRWPHSTRYPHFCRTTLELALSEKGFRYLWKADLGGFRQPRADSPNRAWQTPGFRGYADFMLEKTFKRSLGELELLAWCGRVCLICAEAHYWRCHRRLLSDALLVRGWTVRHILQKGSPCQPHRLPPFAVYQNGQLTYPGTSV; from the coding sequence GTGATCCACACTCTCGGGCATTCCACGAGAAGCTTTCCGGAGTTTCTTTCCCTTTTGGAGGAGCACGCGATTGAGTGGGTGGTGGACGTGCGAAGATGGCCCCACTCGACTCGTTATCCGCATTTCTGTCGGACCACGCTTGAGCTAGCCCTCTCGGAAAAGGGGTTCCGCTACCTGTGGAAAGCGGATCTAGGTGGGTTCCGCCAGCCACGAGCAGATTCCCCTAACCGAGCGTGGCAGACTCCAGGTTTTCGGGGATATGCGGACTTTATGCTTGAAAAAACTTTCAAACGCTCGCTGGGAGAACTTGAACTTCTGGCTTGGTGTGGACGGGTGTGCCTTATCTGCGCGGAAGCCCATTATTGGAGATGTCACCGTAGACTTCTTTCAGACGCGCTCTTAGTGCGAGGATGGACGGTTCGGCACATTCTCCAAAAGGGCTCACCATGCCAGCCTCACCGGTTGCCTCCCTTTGCTGTCTATCAAAACGGCCAGCTAACCTATCCCGGCACCAGTGTCTAG